Proteins from a genomic interval of Magnetococcales bacterium:
- a CDS encoding ORF6N domain-containing protein: MNTTIENSHPVITIGDATVPVIEYRGQRVVTFAMVDQVHQRPEGTARKRFNDNKERFVAGEDFFSIAQSEIRTDLWESFGFSKFAPSGTLLTQSGYLMLVKSFTDDLAWQAQRELVNRYFQTVPTSAAHQVYLMAKAIWEQELRMRHLEQTSTEQQRQLDALARRQDDLDGNTGYMTALAFCRRENVPAPLSLAQRLGQRASEMCRELEIRTGRVPDERWGSVNSYPIEVLRECLATLNRQAA, encoded by the coding sequence ATGAACACGACCATCGAAAACAGCCATCCAGTGATCACCATCGGCGATGCGACCGTTCCGGTCATCGAGTACCGGGGCCAACGTGTCGTCACCTTCGCCATGGTGGATCAGGTCCACCAGCGCCCGGAGGGGACGGCAAGAAAACGGTTCAACGACAACAAGGAGCGCTTCGTCGCGGGAGAGGATTTCTTCTCGATAGCTCAGTCCGAAATCCGGACAGACCTATGGGAGTCCTTTGGATTCAGCAAGTTCGCTCCATCGGGAACCCTGCTCACCCAGTCCGGCTACCTGATGCTGGTGAAATCCTTCACCGACGATCTGGCTTGGCAAGCTCAGCGTGAGTTGGTGAACCGCTACTTCCAGACGGTCCCGACATCCGCCGCCCATCAGGTCTACCTGATGGCCAAGGCAATCTGGGAGCAGGAGTTGAGGATGCGTCACCTCGAACAAACCAGCACCGAACAACAGCGGCAGCTCGACGCCCTCGCCAGACGCCAGGACGACCTGGATGGCAATACGGGCTACATGACCGCCTTGGCCTTTTGCCGCCGGGAGAACGTTCCGGCACCTCTGTCGTTGGCACAGCGGTTGGGCCAGCGGGCCAGCGAGATGTGTCGCGAGTTGGAGATTCGCACCGGCAGGGTGCCGGACGAACGCTGGGGCTCGGTGAACAGCTATCCCATCGAGGTGTTGCGCGAGTGCCTTGCCACCCTGAACCGCCAAGCGGCCTGA